The proteins below come from a single Cannabis sativa cultivar Pink pepper isolate KNU-18-1 chromosome 3, ASM2916894v1, whole genome shotgun sequence genomic window:
- the LOC115708810 gene encoding kinetochore protein SPC25 homolog isoform X1, which translates to MEPIWTRMESLRMACDRDKLAKQHKIDAWADSFRESRTLIHTKGQETIKSQGKLAEVKSKLREAEDDLVKALSVKNRKEAKRIAIVESLAAKKNSVEELKRHVQDQRAKRDEYAEIVSDLSSVSEETGSQNDKDEIQEALSWYNRVLGFHVEGGHGVKFVFKNISLKNPNEEYSFTIRHADNIYYLLDCNPHLNDIKELVHELNRTNGLFAFVRIMRQKFQEVAAQVGYLPETTSLPQESSIVSASAPASSASTDRSESLPKKNEHQLPHGEVDRQSKKQNRGKGFNNVLVSPGSARRSPRFLGKK; encoded by the exons ATGGAGCCGATATGGACGAGGATGGAGTCGCTGCGTATGGCCTGCGACAGAGACAAACTAGCTAAGCAGCACAAGATCGACGCCTGGGCAGACTCGTTTAGAGAATCCCGAACGTTGATCCACACCAAAGGACAAGAAACCATCAAATCTCAAG GTAAACTTGCGGAGGTTAAGAGTAAGTTGAGGGAGGCAGAAGATGATTTGGTGAAAGCACTATCAG TGAAGAACCGTAAAGAGGCCAAGCGCATTGCCATTGTGGAATCTCTTGCTGCTAAAAAAAACAGTGTGGAAGAACTTAAAAGACATGTTCAAGATCAGAGGGCTAAGAGAGATGAATATGCTGAAATTGTTTCTGATCTATCTTCAG TATCTGAAGAAACAGGTAGCCAAAATGATAAAGATGAAATACAGGAAGCCCTCTCTTGGTACAATAGGGTTCTTGGTTTCCATGTTGAAGGCGGGCATG GTGTGAAATTCGTATTCAAGAACATTAGTTTGAAAAATCCAAATGAGGAATATTCATTCACCATTCGCCATGCTGACAATATTTACTACT TGTTAGATTGCAATCCACACTTGAATGACATCAAGGAGTTGGTCCATGAATTGAACAGAACAAATGGGTTATTTGCATTTGTCAGAATAATGAGGCAGAAGTTTCAAGAAGTTGCCGCCCAAG TAGGATATTTACCTGAGACAACAAGTCTTCCTCAAGAGTCTTCTATAGTTTCTGCCTCTGCACCAGCTTCGTCAGCTTCAACTGATAGAAGTGAATCTTTGCCTAAGAAAAATGAACACCAACTTCCCCATGGTGAAGTTGATAGACAGAGCAAGAAACAAAACAGAGGAAAGGGCTTTAACAATGTACTTGTATCGCCTGGATCTGCTCGCCGCTCTCCTCGttttttg GGCAAAAAATGA
- the LOC115708810 gene encoding kinetochore protein SPC25 homolog isoform X2, with translation MEPIWTRMESLRMACDRDKLAKQHKIDAWADSFRESRTLIHTKGQETIKSQGKLAEVKSKLREAEDDLVKALSVKNRKEAKRIAIVESLAAKKNSVEELKRHVQDQRAKRDEYAEIVSDLSSVSEETGSQNDKDEIQEALSWYNRVLGFHVEGGHGVKFVFKNISLKNPNEEYSFTIRHADNIYYLLDCNPHLNDIKELVHELNRTNGLFAFVRIMRQKFQEVAAQGYLPETTSLPQESSIVSASAPASSASTDRSESLPKKNEHQLPHGEVDRQSKKQNRGKGFNNVLVSPGSARRSPRFLGKK, from the exons ATGGAGCCGATATGGACGAGGATGGAGTCGCTGCGTATGGCCTGCGACAGAGACAAACTAGCTAAGCAGCACAAGATCGACGCCTGGGCAGACTCGTTTAGAGAATCCCGAACGTTGATCCACACCAAAGGACAAGAAACCATCAAATCTCAAG GTAAACTTGCGGAGGTTAAGAGTAAGTTGAGGGAGGCAGAAGATGATTTGGTGAAAGCACTATCAG TGAAGAACCGTAAAGAGGCCAAGCGCATTGCCATTGTGGAATCTCTTGCTGCTAAAAAAAACAGTGTGGAAGAACTTAAAAGACATGTTCAAGATCAGAGGGCTAAGAGAGATGAATATGCTGAAATTGTTTCTGATCTATCTTCAG TATCTGAAGAAACAGGTAGCCAAAATGATAAAGATGAAATACAGGAAGCCCTCTCTTGGTACAATAGGGTTCTTGGTTTCCATGTTGAAGGCGGGCATG GTGTGAAATTCGTATTCAAGAACATTAGTTTGAAAAATCCAAATGAGGAATATTCATTCACCATTCGCCATGCTGACAATATTTACTACT TGTTAGATTGCAATCCACACTTGAATGACATCAAGGAGTTGGTCCATGAATTGAACAGAACAAATGGGTTATTTGCATTTGTCAGAATAATGAGGCAGAAGTTTCAAGAAGTTGCCGCCCAAG GATATTTACCTGAGACAACAAGTCTTCCTCAAGAGTCTTCTATAGTTTCTGCCTCTGCACCAGCTTCGTCAGCTTCAACTGATAGAAGTGAATCTTTGCCTAAGAAAAATGAACACCAACTTCCCCATGGTGAAGTTGATAGACAGAGCAAGAAACAAAACAGAGGAAAGGGCTTTAACAATGTACTTGTATCGCCTGGATCTGCTCGCCGCTCTCCTCGttttttg GGCAAAAAATGA
- the LOC115711342 gene encoding short-chain dehydrogenase TIC 32 B, chloroplastic, protein MKETLRYLAGIAGPSGYGSKSTAEQVTANCSSSHHLTAIITGGTSGIGAETARVLAKRGVRVVIPARDLIRAAEVKEGIERENPKAEVIVLEIDLSSFASVKRFCSDFLALGLPLNILINNAGIFSQTLEYSEDKIEMTFATNYLGHYLLTEMLLEKMVETAAQTGVQGRIINVSSVIHSWVKKEHFRFNDLLTPKSYNGTRAYSQSKLASILHAKEIARQLKTRNARVTINAVHPGIVKTGIIRAHKSFITDSVFFMASKLLKSVSQGASTTCYVALSPQTEGVSGKYFVDCNESSCSPLANDESEAHKLWKQTRALLRRRLCHLKL, encoded by the exons ATGAAAGAAACACTAAGATACTTGGCAGGAATTGCAGGCCCAAGTGGCTATGGCTCCAAATCAACTGCCGAGCAAGTCACTGCAAATTGTTCTTCTTCTCATCATCTAACAGCCATAATCACTG GTGGGACATCTGGTATTGGAGCTGAGACAGCTAGAGTTTTGGCAAAGAGAGGagtgagagtagtgattccaGCCAGGGATTTGATTAGGGCAGCTGAAGTGAAAGAGGGAATTGAAAGAGAGAATCCAAAGGCTGAGGTTATAGTTTTGGAGATTGATCTTAGCTCTTTTGCTTCTGTGAAGAGATTTTGCTCTGACTTCCTTGCTCTAGGATTACCACTCAATATTCTCAT AAATAATGCTGGGATTTTTTCTCAAACACTGGAATACTCTGAAGACAAAATTGAGATGACATTTGCTACAAACTACTTGG GACATTATCTATTAACAGAAATGTTACTCGAAAAGATGGTGGAAACAGCAGCTCAAACTGGTGTCCAAGGAAGAATAATAAATGTCTCATCTGTGATCCACAGCTGGGTTAAGAAAGAGCATTTTCGTTTCAATGACTTGCTTACTCCAAAAAG TTACAATGGAACTCGTGCATATTCACAATCAAAGTTAGCTTCCATATTACATGCCAAGGAAATAGCAAGACAGCTTAAG ACAAGAAATGCAAGAGTAACCATCAATGCAGTACACCCCGGAATAGTGAAGACTGGGATTATAAGAGCTCACAAGAGTTTTATCACTG ATTCTGTATTTTTCATGGCTTCAAAGCTGTTAAAATCAGTATCTCAG GGTGCATCAACTACTTGCTATGTTGCTTTGAGTCCTCAAACAGAAGGTGTAAGTGGAAAGTACTTTGTAGATTGCAACGAGAGTAGCTGCTCACCTCTAGCCAATGATGAATCCGAAGCACATAAGTTGTGGAAGCAAACTCGAGCTTTACTACGCAGACGATTATGTCATTTAAAACTCTAA